A stretch of the Sinorhizobium alkalisoli genome encodes the following:
- a CDS encoding response regulator, giving the protein MEHIDHILVVDDDREIRELVSSYLKKNGLRVTAVADGRQMRAFLEANTVDLIVLDLMMPGDDGLVLSRELRVGKHKATPIVMLTARSDEMDRIIGLEMGADDYLAKPFSARELLARIKAVLRRARMLPPNLQISEAGQVLRFGDWKLDTTARHLIDADGTAIALSGAEYRLLRVFVDHPQRVLNRDQLLNLTQGREAELFDRSIDLLVSRVRQRLGDDAREPTYIKTVRSEGYVFSTPVEILEPR; this is encoded by the coding sequence ATGGAGCACATCGATCACATCTTGGTCGTCGATGACGATCGAGAAATCCGGGAGCTCGTGTCGAGCTACCTGAAGAAGAACGGTCTGCGCGTTACCGCCGTCGCCGACGGGCGCCAGATGCGCGCGTTCCTCGAGGCCAACACGGTCGATCTCATTGTTCTCGACCTCATGATGCCAGGCGACGATGGGCTCGTTCTAAGCCGCGAGCTGCGGGTGGGAAAACACAAAGCGACACCGATTGTCATGCTGACCGCCCGCTCCGACGAGATGGATCGCATCATCGGGCTGGAAATGGGCGCGGATGACTACCTTGCCAAGCCGTTCTCGGCGCGCGAGTTGCTTGCCCGCATCAAGGCGGTCCTGCGGCGTGCGCGCATGCTGCCTCCAAACCTGCAGATCTCGGAGGCCGGCCAGGTACTGCGTTTCGGTGATTGGAAGCTTGATACGACCGCAAGGCACCTCATCGATGCCGACGGCACGGCCATTGCGCTGAGCGGCGCCGAATACCGGCTGCTGCGCGTCTTCGTCGACCACCCGCAACGCGTCCTCAACCGTGACCAACTGCTCAATCTGACACAGGGACGCGAGGCCGAACTCTTCGACCGCTCCATTGATCTCCTGGTCAGCCGCGTTCGCCAGCGCCTTGGCGACGATGCCCGCGAGCCTACCTATATCAAAACCGTCCGCAGCGAAGGCTATGTTTTCTCAACGCCGGTCGAAATCCTGGAGCCGCGTTGA
- a CDS encoding cupin domain-containing protein, producing the protein MNSRFIIGATCAAIVTAMPAAAHEPAEVVTPHFEKTIPNIPDKTLKAVIVDYPPGGASVPHAHADSSFIFAYVLSGEIESKVNDGPGQVYRAGESWHEPPASKHLVSRNASKAKPAKLLAVFVLDSDEKALTTPIE; encoded by the coding sequence ATGAATTCACGATTCATCATAGGCGCGACCTGCGCCGCCATCGTCACCGCCATGCCTGCCGCAGCGCATGAGCCCGCCGAAGTTGTCACGCCACATTTCGAAAAGACCATACCCAACATACCGGACAAGACGCTGAAGGCCGTAATCGTCGACTATCCGCCGGGCGGGGCTTCGGTACCGCACGCGCACGCGGACTCGTCGTTCATCTTCGCCTATGTCCTCTCTGGAGAAATCGAGTCGAAGGTGAATGACGGTCCGGGGCAGGTCTACCGCGCCGGCGAGAGCTGGCACGAACCGCCGGCCTCCAAGCATCTCGTCAGCCGTAATGCGAGCAAGGCCAAGCCCGCAAAGCTCCTCGCCGTATTCGTCCTCGATAGCGACGAAAAGGCACTGACCACCCCCATTGAGTAA
- a CDS encoding DUF2798 domain-containing protein: MNMHLKRKIAFALLMGIVTTGIISFVLLALNVGFSQTFAGAWLRSWAIGYVIVIPAILLVGPRLQALVDRVVQ, from the coding sequence ATGAACATGCACCTGAAACGGAAAATCGCCTTCGCCCTGTTGATGGGCATCGTGACAACCGGGATCATCTCGTTCGTACTTCTCGCCCTTAACGTCGGTTTTTCTCAAACGTTCGCCGGCGCATGGCTGCGGTCCTGGGCTATCGGATACGTCATCGTCATTCCCGCGATCCTTCTGGTCGGACCCCGGCTGCAAGCTTTGGTCGACCGCGTGGTTCAATGA
- a CDS encoding YeeE/YedE thiosulfate transporter family protein produces the protein MSEFLINISGMGPVAASLETWASIALAAALGFVLGFAMNRGSICTVIATRELVSERRPARFIALIECAAWAALVYAILETAPMMQEGWSPLGYLIPAAILLGLGSYVNGACVFGSVGHIGNGEIGFAFTFFGIYAVLYIESLFDLLSHQPPTSTPPSLEAALLALVLLAIVALRLGFSRRSESNFRQLTLVMGAIGITSTILAVLAPGFSITASVGPIASIPVAGVLISVCMFGGSIASARLSKQGFMLKWPTAATILKRTLAGILMGLGALLIPGGNDTLLLIGFPIGAWQAALAYVIFVATLAALIVKFGSMARPWS, from the coding sequence ATGAGCGAATTTCTCATTAACATATCAGGCATGGGACCTGTCGCCGCTAGCTTGGAGACCTGGGCGAGTATAGCTTTGGCCGCAGCGCTGGGATTTGTTCTCGGTTTCGCGATGAATCGGGGATCGATCTGCACCGTCATCGCCACGAGGGAGTTGGTATCGGAGAGGAGGCCGGCACGTTTCATCGCTTTGATCGAATGCGCCGCCTGGGCGGCCCTCGTCTACGCCATCCTCGAAACGGCACCGATGATGCAGGAGGGTTGGTCGCCACTCGGCTACCTGATTCCCGCTGCCATTTTGCTTGGGCTCGGCAGTTATGTGAATGGCGCTTGTGTATTCGGGTCTGTTGGGCATATCGGAAATGGCGAAATCGGATTCGCATTCACGTTTTTCGGCATCTATGCTGTCCTATACATTGAATCCCTGTTTGATCTGCTTTCACATCAGCCACCGACAAGCACTCCCCCGTCGCTAGAGGCGGCGCTGCTCGCGCTTGTATTGTTGGCCATCGTAGCTCTGAGGCTCGGTTTCTCACGCAGATCCGAGTCAAATTTCCGGCAGTTGACGCTGGTGATGGGGGCGATCGGCATAACCTCTACGATCCTGGCGGTACTTGCGCCTGGGTTCTCGATCACTGCATCCGTTGGACCGATCGCTTCGATACCGGTCGCGGGCGTCTTGATTTCAGTCTGCATGTTCGGCGGCAGTATTGCCTCCGCAAGACTTAGCAAGCAAGGATTCATGCTGAAATGGCCGACGGCGGCGACCATACTCAAGAGAACGCTTGCGGGCATCCTCATGGGATTGGGTGCGCTCCTCATTCCCGGTGGGAACGACACGCTGCTGCTAATTGGTTTCCCCATTGGGGCCTGGCAGGCGGCGCTCGCCTACGTGATATTCGTTGCGACGCTGGCCGCACTCATTGTCAAATTCGGTTCAATGGCAAGACCTTGGTCATGA
- the msrA gene encoding peptide-methionine (S)-S-oxide reductase MsrA, which yields MTERAVLAGGCFWGMQDLIRKLPGVIATRVGYTGGDVPNATYRNHGTHAEGIEIIFDPEKISYRRILEFFFQIHDPTTKNRQGNDIGTSYRSAIYYVDDEQKRIAEDTIADVEASGLWPGKVVTEVEPVGDFWEAEPEHQDYLQNYPSGYTCHFPRPNWVLPRRAAAE from the coding sequence ATGACCGAGAGAGCTGTTTTGGCCGGTGGCTGCTTCTGGGGGATGCAGGACTTGATCCGCAAGCTCCCCGGCGTCATCGCGACCCGCGTGGGCTACACCGGCGGCGACGTACCGAATGCGACCTACCGCAATCACGGTACCCACGCCGAGGGTATCGAAATCATCTTCGATCCCGAGAAGATCAGCTACAGGCGGATTCTGGAGTTCTTCTTCCAGATCCACGATCCGACCACGAAGAACCGACAGGGCAATGACATCGGCACCTCCTACCGCTCGGCGATCTACTATGTCGACGACGAGCAGAAGCGAATAGCAGAGGACACCATCGCGGACGTCGAGGCGTCGGGCCTTTGGCCGGGCAAGGTCGTGACCGAAGTCGAGCCAGTGGGAGACTTCTGGGAGGCGGAGCCGGAGCACCAGGATTACCTGCAGAACTACCCCAGCGGCTACACCTGCCACTTCCCGCGCCCCAACTGGGTGCTGCCCCGGCGCGCGGCGGCCGAATAG
- a CDS encoding cupin domain-containing protein, translating into MKTSRIMAAALLIVGSGLALQAARAQQAGIQRTDLVQHDLGTPGREAIQVRVDFEPGAVSIKHSHPGEEVAYVLEGSLEYRLEGRAPVTLHAGEALFIPDGVAHVAKNVGSGKASELATYIVEKDTPLVVPAK; encoded by the coding sequence ATGAAAACGTCTCGGATCATGGCGGCTGCGCTGCTGATCGTTGGAAGCGGATTGGCGCTGCAAGCGGCCAGGGCGCAGCAAGCGGGAATACAGCGCACTGATCTCGTGCAGCACGATCTCGGTACGCCTGGCCGCGAGGCGATCCAGGTGCGGGTCGACTTCGAACCCGGCGCAGTCTCCATCAAGCACTCTCATCCGGGCGAAGAAGTGGCCTATGTCCTCGAAGGCTCGCTGGAATATCGGCTCGAGGGCAGAGCGCCGGTCACGCTTCATGCCGGCGAAGCTTTGTTCATTCCGGACGGAGTGGCGCACGTGGCGAAGAATGTCGGCAGCGGCAAGGCATCGGAGCTTGCGACATATATCGTCGAGAAAGACACCCCGCTCGTCGTTCCGGCCAAATGA
- a CDS encoding epoxide hydrolase family protein, which translates to MTAEETANASALSRRALLLNGAAVAAFAVLGPATALAQADATTLEADDIHPFRVEIPAAALLDLRQRLAATRWPDPETVDDRAQGVQLAKLQSLVRYWETGYDWRKAEAKLNAFPQFLTNIDGLDIHYVHVRSRHANALPLIMTHGWPGSVFELLKVVGPLTDPTAHGGNAEEAFHLVLPSIPGFGFSEKPKGTGWNPGRIARAWDVLMKRLGYREYVSQGGDWGAIISDAMGRQAPPGLLGIHVNRIERATTIPPDIAKALRSGDPAPADLTVEERAVFDEAMAFLSKGFGYAAIMGTRPQTIGYGLADSPVGLAAWFYDKLADWVFTRGEPERALSRDEILDNITLYWLTNTGTSSGRIYWENSAGNSKLAPIAIPAAVTIFPGEVYRPPKSWAERVYTKLIYYNRVDKGGHFAAWEEPELFSAELRAAFRPLRRP; encoded by the coding sequence ATGACGGCAGAGGAAACCGCCAACGCGTCCGCACTGTCCCGCCGCGCACTGCTCCTGAACGGAGCCGCGGTGGCAGCCTTTGCGGTGCTTGGGCCTGCGACGGCCCTCGCCCAAGCGGACGCAACGACTTTGGAGGCCGATGACATTCACCCCTTCCGCGTAGAGATCCCGGCGGCAGCGCTCCTCGACCTCCGCCAGCGCCTGGCCGCCACACGCTGGCCGGATCCGGAGACGGTCGATGACCGCGCTCAGGGCGTGCAGCTTGCGAAGCTTCAGTCACTCGTCCGCTACTGGGAAACGGGCTACGACTGGCGCAAGGCAGAAGCGAAACTGAATGCCTTTCCACAGTTTCTGACGAATATCGACGGCCTCGACATTCACTACGTCCATGTTCGCTCGCGTCATGCGAATGCCTTGCCCCTCATCATGACCCATGGCTGGCCCGGTTCGGTCTTCGAACTGCTGAAAGTCGTCGGTCCGCTGACCGATCCCACGGCTCATGGAGGGAACGCGGAGGAGGCCTTCCATCTCGTGCTTCCGTCCATTCCCGGCTTCGGCTTTTCCGAGAAACCGAAGGGCACTGGCTGGAACCCGGGCCGTATTGCCCGCGCCTGGGACGTACTCATGAAGCGCCTAGGGTACAGGGAGTACGTGTCACAGGGCGGTGATTGGGGTGCCATCATTTCTGATGCCATGGGCCGCCAGGCTCCTCCGGGTTTGCTTGGGATCCACGTCAACAGGATTGAGCGCGCGACCACCATCCCGCCGGATATTGCCAAGGCCCTGAGAAGCGGTGATCCTGCACCGGCGGATTTGACGGTCGAGGAACGAGCAGTGTTTGATGAGGCCATGGCATTCCTTAGTAAAGGCTTTGGCTATGCGGCAATCATGGGGACACGTCCGCAAACCATCGGTTACGGCCTTGCCGACTCGCCGGTCGGACTGGCGGCGTGGTTCTATGACAAGCTCGCTGACTGGGTGTTCACCCGCGGAGAACCGGAACGCGCGTTGAGCCGCGACGAGATCCTCGACAACATCACGCTTTACTGGCTGACGAACACCGGGACCTCGAGCGGCCGGATTTATTGGGAGAACAGCGCCGGCAACAGCAAGTTGGCCCCTATCGCGATCCCGGCGGCGGTGACGATTTTTCCCGGCGAAGTTTACAGACCGCCGAAGAGCTGGGCGGAACGGGTCTACACCAAGCTGATTTACTACAACCGCGTGGACAAAGGCGGCCACTTCGCCGCCTGGGAAGAGCCGGAGCTATTCAGCGCCGAACTCCGCGCCGCTTTCCGTCCATTGCGTCGACCCTAG
- a CDS encoding RrF2 family transcriptional regulator, whose amino-acid sequence MRNDNSGRFWRRFVNRRETGQALHKRITNSIYDYICRCLSGDSMAHVSAGVEYALHCLLYLIDAEELGQPASARDLAELQKVPAEFVAKLFTKLQKAGIVVAREGIGGGFALARPATDITALDVIEAVDGRKALFECKEIRAQCTLFADRTPAWAMDGVCSIHAVMIEAEKRTREVLAGHTLASIAGRAAAKAPKDHADRVKEWLAARTPRRRRRGNPAKG is encoded by the coding sequence ATGCGCAACGACAATTCCGGCCGCTTCTGGAGACGCTTTGTCAACAGGAGGGAGACGGGGCAGGCATTGCACAAACGGATCACCAATAGTATCTACGACTACATTTGTCGTTGTTTAAGCGGTGATTCCATGGCGCATGTAAGCGCAGGCGTTGAATACGCTCTTCACTGTCTCCTTTACCTCATCGATGCGGAGGAGTTGGGCCAGCCGGCAAGCGCGCGCGATCTTGCCGAGTTGCAAAAGGTCCCTGCCGAATTTGTTGCGAAGCTTTTCACCAAACTCCAGAAAGCGGGCATCGTCGTCGCCCGTGAGGGAATTGGCGGCGGCTTTGCGCTCGCGCGTCCTGCGACAGACATCACCGCACTCGATGTCATCGAGGCCGTCGATGGGCGTAAAGCGCTGTTCGAATGCAAGGAAATCCGTGCTCAGTGCACGCTTTTCGCAGACCGCACGCCCGCCTGGGCGATGGACGGCGTCTGCTCCATTCACGCGGTCATGATCGAGGCTGAGAAGCGGACAAGAGAAGTGCTGGCCGGTCACACGCTGGCAAGCATCGCCGGACGCGCAGCGGCGAAGGCACCCAAGGATCATGCGGACCGCGTAAAAGAATGGTTGGCGGCGCGCACGCCGCGGCGTCGCCGCCGCGGCAATCCAGCAAAAGGTTGA
- a CDS encoding carboxymuconolactone decarboxylase family protein has translation MSKRLDYNQIAPAGVKALGGVYGYIMQSGLPSELVELVYLRISQINNCAYCLDMHTRDLLKKGQQIEKIALAQAWREAGNLFDERERAALAWAESVTRVAETGVPDEAYEVARAVFDERELVDLTIAIGLMNAYNRMAISFRNTPQAALEK, from the coding sequence ATGAGCAAGCGTCTCGACTACAACCAGATCGCGCCGGCCGGCGTCAAAGCCCTCGGCGGGGTCTACGGCTACATCATGCAGAGCGGCCTACCTTCGGAGTTGGTCGAACTTGTCTATCTTCGTATCTCGCAGATCAACAACTGCGCCTACTGCCTCGACATGCACACCCGCGACCTGCTGAAGAAAGGGCAACAGATCGAGAAGATCGCGCTGGCGCAGGCGTGGAGGGAGGCCGGCAATCTCTTCGACGAGCGCGAGCGAGCCGCCCTTGCCTGGGCCGAATCGGTGACGCGCGTCGCCGAGACTGGCGTTCCCGATGAAGCCTATGAGGTAGCGCGCGCAGTCTTCGACGAGCGCGAACTCGTCGATCTGACGATCGCGATCGGCCTGATGAACGCCTACAACCGAATGGCGATCAGTTTCCGAAATACGCCACAAGCTGCGCTCGAAAAATAA
- a CDS encoding NAD(P)/FAD-dependent oxidoreductase, translated as MSERILIIGAGFAGMWSALGAMRLLDQQGKADGSVEVAVIAPQPELHIRPRLYEKNASMMKAPLSEIFANAGVRFIKGYATAVSTAKNSVSYSDDEGRETTISYSKLVLATGSVLFRPDIPGLAHAFNVDQLADAAVLEEHISELRRLPESRSRNTVVVAGGGFTGIETAAEMPHRLRAALGKDADVRVVVVERNDAIGPDLGPGPRPVIEQAFAELGVETRLGEGIIAIDPEGVTLASGERIDAATVVWTAGARANPITKQIDAEKDAFGRLHVDRNLKVIGHSNVYATGDVAYAATDDDGNRTMMSCQHAQNLGRSAGHNVAADLLGVDPIPYSQEKYVTCLDLGPWGAVYTEGWDRQIKLSGAEAKRLKTRINTEWIYPPSAERAAALAAADPLRIVVA; from the coding sequence ATGAGCGAACGAATTCTGATCATCGGCGCCGGCTTTGCCGGAATGTGGTCGGCACTTGGTGCCATGCGGCTGCTTGACCAGCAGGGAAAGGCGGATGGATCTGTCGAGGTTGCGGTAATCGCCCCGCAGCCCGAACTGCACATCCGCCCACGCCTTTACGAGAAAAACGCGTCCATGATGAAGGCACCCTTGTCGGAGATATTCGCCAATGCAGGCGTGCGCTTCATCAAAGGCTATGCGACGGCTGTCTCAACGGCAAAGAATTCCGTGAGCTACTCGGACGACGAGGGCCGCGAGACGACAATAAGCTATAGCAAGCTTGTTCTGGCGACTGGCAGCGTGTTGTTCCGTCCCGACATCCCGGGGCTGGCCCACGCCTTCAATGTAGACCAGCTTGCCGACGCCGCGGTGCTCGAGGAACATATTTCTGAACTACGGCGCCTTCCGGAAAGCCGTTCCCGCAACACGGTGGTCGTCGCCGGCGGCGGTTTCACCGGGATCGAGACGGCCGCAGAGATGCCGCATCGTCTTCGTGCCGCACTCGGAAAGGACGCCGACGTCCGCGTCGTCGTCGTCGAGCGTAACGATGCGATTGGACCGGATCTCGGACCAGGCCCTCGCCCGGTCATCGAGCAGGCGTTCGCGGAACTCGGGGTGGAGACCCGTCTCGGCGAAGGGATTATCGCCATTGACCCCGAGGGCGTGACGCTGGCGTCCGGCGAACGGATCGACGCGGCCACCGTGGTCTGGACGGCAGGCGCCCGCGCCAACCCCATAACGAAGCAGATCGACGCGGAAAAAGATGCTTTCGGACGTCTCCATGTCGATCGGAACCTTAAGGTCATCGGTCACTCGAACGTCTATGCGACCGGTGATGTTGCCTATGCCGCGACGGATGATGACGGCAACCGCACCATGATGAGCTGCCAGCACGCCCAGAATCTCGGGCGCTCCGCTGGACACAACGTCGCGGCGGATTTGCTCGGGGTGGATCCGATACCCTACAGCCAGGAGAAGTACGTCACGTGCCTCGATCTGGGTCCATGGGGCGCAGTTTATACCGAAGGATGGGACCGCCAGATAAAGCTTTCCGGTGCCGAAGCAAAAAGGCTGAAAACCAGGATCAACACCGAATGGATCTATCCGCCGAGTGCCGAACGGGCCGCGGCTCTTGCGGCTGCAGACCCTTTGCGCATCGTCGTCGCCTGA
- a CDS encoding alpha/beta fold hydrolase, translated as MIRPSLSAFFALLFSSPIAWACEDPSAQSKNMDIGYIEISPDITLRRMVMQNSNPKGTVLFLHGFPETLCAWKDISLALADDYEVHAFDWPGYGLSSRPPAERFSYAPKEYARVLHDYIEKAKVDESKLTIYATDIGALPALLLALEKPDIAKKIIVGDFAPFNRPQYMYESLQSLKSEPSAGKTRAYMNQTRAEILENAYRRGLPEEAQFDLSPDVKEDMFRGWDHGGLTSADAFYYYYSNFTRDENYFEANTDKLATPVKVIWGEKDIYIKKEMGIELAEKIKAQLRLLPNVGHYPHLQSPNETIKVIRDSFQ; from the coding sequence ATGATCAGACCATCGCTATCTGCGTTCTTTGCCCTGCTTTTCAGTTCTCCGATTGCCTGGGCATGTGAGGATCCTTCTGCGCAATCGAAGAACATGGACATCGGGTACATCGAGATAAGCCCGGACATCACCCTTAGAAGGATGGTGATGCAAAACTCCAATCCGAAGGGGACGGTGCTCTTCCTCCATGGATTTCCAGAGACCCTGTGCGCCTGGAAGGATATCTCCCTTGCGCTCGCAGATGACTATGAAGTCCACGCCTTCGATTGGCCCGGCTACGGCCTTTCCTCGAGGCCTCCGGCCGAAAGATTCTCCTACGCGCCGAAAGAATACGCCCGCGTCCTGCACGACTACATCGAGAAGGCGAAGGTCGACGAGTCCAAGCTCACGATCTACGCGACGGACATCGGAGCGTTGCCGGCACTCCTTCTGGCGCTGGAAAAACCGGACATCGCCAAAAAAATCATTGTCGGCGATTTCGCGCCGTTCAACAGGCCGCAGTACATGTACGAGAGCTTACAAAGCCTGAAGTCAGAGCCATCGGCAGGCAAGACACGCGCCTACATGAACCAGACACGCGCGGAAATCCTGGAAAATGCCTACAGGAGAGGTTTACCTGAAGAGGCACAATTCGATCTTTCTCCGGACGTCAAGGAAGACATGTTCAGAGGATGGGACCATGGCGGGCTAACGTCAGCGGACGCCTTCTATTACTATTATTCCAACTTCACGCGAGACGAAAACTACTTCGAGGCCAACACAGACAAGCTGGCGACTCCCGTTAAAGTGATCTGGGGCGAGAAAGACATTTACATCAAAAAAGAAATGGGCATCGAGTTAGCCGAAAAGATCAAGGCACAGCTTCGGCTTCTTCCGAACGTCGGTCACTACCCCCACCTGCAAAGCCCGAACGAGACGATAAAAGTGATCCGTGACTCGTTCCAATGA
- a CDS encoding TetR/AcrR family transcriptional regulator: protein MEKTAPIFNVKGYAGTSIADMTEATGLTKGSIYGNFANKDEVALAAFEHNWQRVKTTVRAEMDKRSTSKDRLLALVGVYQDLQSHDFPQGGCPLLNTAVEADGTHPDLREKAMDAFNGWLKNIVTVIETGVAAGEFRASVDAEQTALTLIALIEGGLMISQLTGNVGHRTAVMPAVERTILDLT, encoded by the coding sequence GTGGAAAAGACAGCCCCCATCTTCAACGTGAAGGGCTACGCCGGGACGTCGATCGCCGACATGACGGAAGCCACGGGACTTACAAAAGGCAGCATCTATGGCAACTTCGCCAACAAGGACGAGGTCGCCTTGGCTGCCTTCGAGCATAACTGGCAACGGGTGAAAACGACAGTGCGCGCGGAAATGGACAAGCGCAGCACCAGCAAAGACAGACTGCTCGCCCTCGTGGGCGTGTATCAAGACCTCCAGTCCCACGATTTCCCCCAGGGAGGTTGCCCTCTGCTGAACACGGCAGTGGAGGCCGATGGCACTCATCCTGATCTCCGGGAAAAGGCGATGGACGCCTTCAACGGCTGGCTGAAGAACATCGTCACGGTCATTGAGACGGGCGTTGCGGCCGGGGAGTTCCGGGCGAGCGTTGACGCGGAACAGACCGCCCTTACGCTGATCGCCCTGATCGAAGGGGGGCTGATGATCTCCCAACTGACGGGCAATGTCGGTCACCGCACTGCCGTTATGCCTGCGGTGGAAAGAACGATCCTCGACCTCACGTGA
- a CDS encoding ATP-binding protein translates to MPPAVLKGIRVWPRTLRARLFIILLAGLAIAHAMSFAVLFSERYVAARSVMFNTLENDVATSIAILDRLPAAERAGWLDQLARGSYRFVLGPGIPGTPVLKPDDAEVASKIRGAIGAKYPIKVESIPGAGRRLQAHLRLSDGEPLTIDVTPRGVMPVADWLPYVLLAQLSLLVLCSWLAMRQAIRPLANLARAADTLDPNRNTPRLSEAGPTEVAYAATAFNAMRDRIAQYLEERVQILAAISHDLQTPITRMKLRAEMAEDSVYKDKLIQDLGEVERLVKEGVAYARSAHGKEEKASRIDLASFIESIAYDYQDIGKAVTLGDLADGAIVTRPQALKRILTNLIDNALKFACNADIEVQRRDDAVIIKVLDRGPGIPESQLEAVLKPFFRLEQSRSRDTGGTGLGLAIAQQLATAIGATLTLRNREGGGLAAEIALPQ, encoded by the coding sequence ATGCCGCCCGCGGTTCTCAAAGGAATTCGTGTATGGCCGCGCACGCTCAGGGCGCGGCTCTTCATTATTCTTCTTGCGGGCTTGGCGATCGCTCACGCCATGTCGTTTGCGGTGCTGTTTTCGGAGCGCTACGTCGCCGCGAGGTCGGTGATGTTCAATACGCTCGAGAACGACGTCGCGACATCGATCGCTATCCTCGATCGGCTGCCTGCGGCCGAACGCGCCGGCTGGCTCGATCAACTCGCTCGCGGCTCCTATCGGTTCGTTCTGGGGCCGGGCATCCCCGGCACCCCTGTACTCAAGCCGGACGACGCCGAGGTGGCGTCGAAGATCCGGGGTGCAATAGGTGCAAAATACCCGATCAAGGTCGAATCGATCCCGGGGGCAGGCCGCCGTCTTCAGGCGCATCTGCGCTTGAGCGACGGCGAACCGCTGACGATAGACGTCACCCCAAGGGGCGTCATGCCTGTGGCCGACTGGCTGCCTTACGTGCTCCTCGCGCAGCTTTCCCTCCTGGTATTGTGCAGCTGGCTCGCCATGCGCCAGGCCATCCGTCCTCTTGCCAACCTGGCGAGAGCCGCCGACACTCTGGACCCGAACAGGAATACGCCGCGCCTCAGCGAGGCGGGGCCGACGGAAGTGGCTTATGCGGCCACGGCCTTCAACGCGATGCGCGATCGCATCGCCCAATATCTTGAGGAGCGCGTGCAGATTCTCGCGGCGATCTCGCATGATTTGCAAACGCCGATCACCCGCATGAAGCTCCGCGCCGAAATGGCCGAGGATTCCGTCTACAAAGACAAGCTCATTCAGGATCTCGGCGAAGTCGAACGCCTCGTCAAGGAAGGGGTCGCCTATGCGCGCAGCGCCCACGGCAAGGAGGAAAAAGCCTCACGCATCGATCTCGCCTCGTTCATCGAGAGTATCGCCTATGACTATCAGGACATCGGCAAGGCGGTTACGCTCGGCGATTTGGCAGACGGCGCAATCGTGACCCGGCCGCAGGCTTTGAAACGCATTCTCACGAACCTCATCGACAATGCGCTGAAATTTGCATGCAATGCCGATATCGAGGTGCAGCGCCGCGACGACGCCGTGATCATCAAAGTGCTCGATCGCGGCCCCGGCATTCCGGAAAGTCAGCTGGAAGCTGTCCTGAAGCCCTTCTTCCGCTTGGAGCAGTCCCGCAGCCGCGACACGGGTGGGACCGGCCTCGGTCTTGCAATCGCCCAACAGCTCGCGACCGCGATCGGCGCAACACTCACTCTGCGCAACCGCGAAGGTGGCGGCTTGGCGGCGGAAATCGCCCTCCCCCAGTAG
- the msrB gene encoding peptide-methionine (R)-S-oxide reductase MsrB, with amino-acid sequence MTYKKTDEAVRKLTPEQFRVTQQNGTERPFTGEYNDNKRPGIYVDIVSGEPLFASADKFDSGCGWPSFTKPIVPANVSELRDDSYGMIRTEVRSAHGDSHLGHVFPDGPRDRGGLRYCINSAALRFIPHEEMEAEGYGAYINQVEDI; translated from the coding sequence ATGACCTACAAGAAGACCGACGAAGCGGTCAGGAAGCTGACCCCCGAGCAGTTTCGGGTAACCCAGCAGAATGGCACCGAGCGCCCCTTCACGGGGGAGTATAATGACAACAAAAGGCCGGGGATCTATGTCGATATCGTTTCCGGCGAACCGCTCTTCGCCTCGGCCGACAAGTTCGATTCCGGCTGCGGGTGGCCGAGTTTCACCAAGCCGATCGTACCGGCAAACGTCAGCGAACTCAGGGACGACTCCTATGGTATGATCCGCACCGAGGTGCGCTCTGCACACGGCGACAGTCACCTCGGCCACGTATTTCCGGATGGTCCCCGGGACCGGGGAGGCTTGCGTTACTGCATCAATTCCGCCGCACTGCGCTTCATTCCGCATGAGGAAATGGAGGCCGAGGGCTACGGCGCCTATATCAACCAGGTAGAGGATATCTGA